In Vulgatibacter sp., a single genomic region encodes these proteins:
- a CDS encoding glycosyltransferase family 2 protein has translation MISVVIPARDEVASVAEVVAAVRAVLAAEAHEVVVVDDGSSDGTGAAAAGAGARVLRTEGIGYGAAIKRGAQVARGELLAILDADGTYPAEALPPLVAAVRGGARQAIGARPAVGAAEPFLRSAIKGAFRLAVRIGAGVAVPDLNSGLRVLRTADLLALAPILPDRFSLTTTLTLGLAAEGDAPLFLPITYHRRSGHSKWRPVRDTWLMGRTVLRGIGWLRRGHAPRALPAREAVQP, from the coding sequence GTGATCTCGGTGGTGATCCCCGCCCGCGACGAGGTCGCCTCGGTGGCGGAGGTGGTGGCCGCCGTCCGCGCGGTTCTCGCAGCGGAAGCGCACGAGGTGGTGGTCGTCGACGACGGCTCCTCCGACGGCACCGGCGCCGCCGCAGCAGGCGCCGGCGCGCGGGTGCTCCGCACCGAAGGGATCGGCTACGGCGCCGCGATCAAGCGCGGCGCGCAGGTGGCCCGGGGCGAGCTCCTCGCCATCCTCGACGCAGACGGCACCTACCCGGCGGAAGCGCTGCCGCCCCTCGTCGCGGCGGTGCGCGGCGGCGCCCGGCAGGCCATCGGCGCCAGGCCCGCGGTCGGCGCCGCGGAGCCCTTCCTGCGCAGCGCGATCAAGGGGGCGTTCCGCCTCGCGGTGCGGATCGGCGCCGGCGTGGCGGTCCCCGATCTCAACTCGGGGCTGCGGGTGCTGCGCACCGCCGACCTGCTCGCGCTGGCGCCGATCCTCCCCGACCGCTTCTCGCTCACCACCACCCTCACCCTCGGCCTCGCTGCGGAGGGGGACGCGCCGCTCTTCCTGCCCATCACCTACCACCGGCGTTCCGGCCACTCGAAGTGGCGGCCGGTGCGGGACACCTGGCTGATGGGCCGCACCGTTCTCCGCGGGATCGGCTGGCTGCGCAGGGGCCACGCGCCCCGGGCGCTTCCCGCCCGGGAGGCGGTGCAGCCCTGA
- a CDS encoding FMN-binding protein, which translates to MIEHPAPMRLLALVLLLVASIVPGSAGAAGTYFTTPQLLKAFFPKSERVTYRKILLDPSQQRVLEKRLGYTPARREYVVFVALTGERIDGYALIDDERGQHEPITFAVKFSPTGVVERHEVMVYREGYGDEITDSRFRAQFAGKTGKDVVRAGQDIDVVTGATISSRSMAVGVRRAIALVEELVIKPAAIAGKQDEAAGTKG; encoded by the coding sequence GTGATAGAGCACCCGGCGCCGATGCGCCTCCTTGCCCTCGTCCTCCTTCTCGTCGCCTCGATCGTGCCCGGCAGCGCCGGCGCGGCGGGGACCTATTTCACCACCCCGCAGCTCCTCAAGGCGTTCTTCCCGAAGAGCGAGCGGGTCACCTACCGCAAGATCCTGCTCGACCCCTCGCAGCAGCGGGTCCTCGAGAAGCGGCTCGGCTACACGCCGGCCCGGCGGGAGTACGTGGTCTTCGTCGCCCTCACCGGCGAGCGGATCGACGGCTACGCCCTCATCGACGACGAGCGCGGCCAGCACGAGCCGATCACTTTCGCGGTGAAGTTCTCGCCGACCGGCGTGGTGGAGCGGCACGAGGTGATGGTCTACCGCGAGGGCTACGGCGACGAGATCACCGACAGCCGCTTCCGCGCCCAGTTCGCAGGCAAGACCGGCAAGGACGTGGTCCGCGCCGGTCAGGACATCGACGTGGTCACCGGCGCCACCATCTCCTCCCGCTCGATGGCAGTCGGCGTGCGCCGCGCCATCGCGCTGGTCGAGGAGCTGGTGATCAAGCCCGCAGCCATCGCCGGCAAGCAGGACGAAGCAGCAGGGACGAAGGGGTAG